The sequence ATCCGCTGCTCTACATGGAAAGCATCCCCTATTGGGAAACGCGCGGCTATGTCGCCATCGTGATGCGCAATTACTGGATGTATGAGCGACAGGCAGCTGCGCCATCGCCGAGCAGGGAAGCGTTGACGCAGAACCAGTGGCCCGGATTTCCGGCACTGTCGGCTGGCACCCGGCTAAGCGCGAATCGCTGATGGCAATCGACGAATCCCGGCCCTTCACCCCAATCAATATTGCCGTGTTGACGGTTTCGGACAGCCGAACGCCCGAAACCGATAGTTCGGGCGATATATTGGCCGAACGAATTGAAAAGGCAGGCCATAATCTGGCCGCCCGCATGATCGAACCCGATGATGCCACCCATATTGCCGAGCGGCTGCATAACTGGATCGACAATCCGGACATCGATGCGATCGTGACCACCGGCGGTACCGGCCTGACCGGGCGCGATGTGACGCCCGAGGCGCTCGACCGGATCAAACACAAGGACATTCCCGGCTTTGGCGAGCTGTTTCGCTGGCTCAGTTACCAGAGCATCGGCACCAGCACGGTGCAAAGCCGGGCCTGCGCGGTGGTGGCGAATGGCACCTATATCTTTGCCCTGCCCGGCTCTAACGGCGCGGTGAAAGACGGTTGGGACGGCATCCTTGCCGAACAACTCGACAGCCGCAATCGCCCGTGCAATTTCGTGGATCTGATGCCGCGGCTACAGGAAAAATAGGTTTCATCGCCCATCTGTTCCGTGTATGTTCTCATACAATGGAACAGCCAAAGCCAGAGATTGTCCGGGGCCGCGGTGCCCAATCTGCGCACGTGCCCGACCGCTTCGGTCTCGCCGCGCGCGAAGTTGATGGCGATTGGCGCGATCATATGGAGGCGCTCGCCCTGCAAGAGGGCACGCCGCCGGTCAAATTGCGCACCACGGTAACGCAGGAGCGTCCGAAAACGATCCTCAGCTTCAACCAGTCGCCGGACATCTTTTTCGATCGCTCGATCAATGCTTATCGCGGGTGCGAGCATGGCTGTGTCTATTGCTTCGCCCGGCCGTCCCACGCCTATCACGATCTTTCGCCGGGCATGGATTTCGAAACGCAGCTATTCGCCAAGCCCGACGCGGCCAAGCTGCTGCGCGAGACGCTTGCCCGCCCGAAATACCGCCCGAAACCGATTGCGATGGGCACGAATACCGACCCCTATCAACCGATCGAACGCGACTGGCGGATCACCCGGCAAGTGCTGGACGTGTGCCTCGATACGCGCCACCCGGTGACTATCACGACCAAGTCCGACCGGGTGCTGGACGATCTCGACCTGATCGGCGAACTCGCGAAGCTGCGTCTGGTGGCGGTGGCGGTGTCTGTCACCACGCTCGATCCGGTGTTGTCCGCGAAGCTGGAACCCCGCGCTGCCGCACCTGCCAAGCGCATCGCTGCCCTGGGCAAGCTGGCGGAAGCGGGCGTCCCCGCGCATTGCTCGGTCGCCCCTGTCATCCCTGCGATAACCGATGAATTCATGGAGAGCATCGTCGAGAGCGCCGGCGCACTCGGCATACATTCCGCCGGCTGGATCCCGCTACGCCTGCCGCATGAAGTCGCGCCGCTGTTTCGCGAATGGCTCGCCGTCCACTA comes from Alteripontixanthobacter sp. and encodes:
- the moaB gene encoding molybdenum cofactor biosynthesis protein B, giving the protein MAIDESRPFTPINIAVLTVSDSRTPETDSSGDILAERIEKAGHNLAARMIEPDDATHIAERLHNWIDNPDIDAIVTTGGTGLTGRDVTPEALDRIKHKDIPGFGELFRWLSYQSIGTSTVQSRACAVVANGTYIFALPGSNGAVKDGWDGILAEQLDSRNRPCNFVDLMPRLQEK
- a CDS encoding PA0069 family radical SAM protein, which translates into the protein MEQPKPEIVRGRGAQSAHVPDRFGLAAREVDGDWRDHMEALALQEGTPPVKLRTTVTQERPKTILSFNQSPDIFFDRSINAYRGCEHGCVYCFARPSHAYHDLSPGMDFETQLFAKPDAAKLLRETLARPKYRPKPIAMGTNTDPYQPIERDWRITRQVLDVCLDTRHPVTITTKSDRVLDDLDLIGELAKLRLVAVAVSVTTLDPVLSAKLEPRAAAPAKRIAALGKLAEAGVPAHCSVAPVIPAITDEFMESIVESAGALGIHSAGWIPLRLPHEVAPLFREWLAVHYPDRAGKVMSIVQSIRSGKDNDPAFFTRLKPRGVWADLFRARFRLACKKVGLGTDSAQTKYELDCSQFRTPEVGGQMRLL